One Vidua chalybeata isolate OUT-0048 chromosome 13, bVidCha1 merged haplotype, whole genome shotgun sequence genomic window carries:
- the MPI gene encoding mannose-6-phosphate isomerase isoform X2, protein MGTHPRGDALIRDNRIPQKTLGQWIADNPACLGAKVKDAFQGHLPFLFKVLSVNTALSVQAHPNKELAAKLHAQFPEHYPDANHKPEMAIALTPFEGMCGFRPVEEIVSFLQNVPELRALIGEVAAEQLERSGSDDPRGVSAALRVCFTRLMKSEKKFFVDQLNMLVKRISQEAAEGKDTSGSNGELLLRLHSQYPGDIGCFTIYFLNLVRLEPGEAMFLGANEPHAYLHGDCVEVMACSDNTVRAGLTPKFIDVLTLCEMLNYTPAPSSSKILLAAQSQLDPHVYLYDPPVPDFTVMRIEIPASVKLYLISAIDSASILLVIQGTAVGTSTAAASEMSLHRGSVLFVSANESISLHLSSPDGMLLFRACCLL, encoded by the exons ATGGGCACACACCCCCGGGGCGACGCCCTCATCCGGGATAACCGCATCCCCCAAAAGACCCTGGGCCAGTGGATCGCCGACAACCCCGCCTGCCTGGGGGCCAAGGTGAAGGACGCCTTCCAGGGACACCTGCCCTTCCTGTTCAAGGTGCTGTCGGTCAACACCGCCCTGTCCGTCCAGGCGCACCCCAACAAG gagctggcagcgAAGCTCCACGCCCAGTTCCCTGAGCACTATCCCGATGCCAACCACAAGCCCGAAATGGCCATCGCCCTCACCCCCTTCGAGGGCATGTGTGGCTTCCGGCCCGTGGAGGAGATTGTCTCCTTCCTCCAGA ATGTCCCCGAGCTTCGGGCGCTGATCGGGGAGGTGGCGGCGGAGCAGCTGGAGCGCAGCGGCAGCGACGACCCCCGCGGGGTCTCGGCCGCCCTCCGCGTGTGCTTCACCCGCCTCATGAAGAGCGAGAAGAAGTTCTTCGTGGACCAGCTGAACATGCTGGTGAAGAGGATCTCCCAGGAAG CGGCGGAAGGGAAGGACACGTCGGGGAGCAacggggagctgctgctgcggCTGCACTCCCAGTACCCGGGGGACATCGGCTGCTTCACCATTTATTTCCTGAACCTGGTCAGGCTGGAGCCGGGGGAGGCCATGTTCCTGGGGGCCAACGAGCCCCACGCCTACCTGCACGGAG ACTGCGTGGAGGTCATGGCGTGCTCGGATAACACCGTGCGCGCCGGGCTCACCCCCAAGTTCATCGATGTGCTCACCTTGTGTGAGATGCTCAACTACacaccagcacccagcagctccaagaTCCTCCTGGCGGCGCAGAGCCAGCTCGATCCCCACGTCTACCTCTACGACCCCCCCGTGCCAGACTTCACCGTCATGAGGATAGAG ATCCCTGCCTCCGTCAAGCTGTACCTCATCTCTGCCATTGACTCTGCCAGCATCTTGCTGGTGATCCAAGGGACAGCCGTGGGCACCTCCACAGCCGCAGCCTCCGAGATGTCCCTGCACCGTGGCTCCGTGCTCTTCGTCTCGGCCAACGAGAGCATCTCCCTCCACCTCTCCTCGCCCGACGGGATGCTGCTCTTCCGagcctgctgcctcctctga
- the SCAMP2 gene encoding secretory carrier-associated membrane protein 2 isoform X2: MVLQRLEDPSVTQLTNTSQSGLDEFNPFSESSQRTNAARTTPAAQPSGHSQPAVLQTSVEPTPQAVAAAAQAGLLQQQAELERKAAELEKKERELQSHAASIDPRQNNWPPLPKKCPIKPCFYQDFSADIPADYQRICKMLYYLWMLHSITLFLNLLACLSWFTVDSSRGVDFGLSILWLILFTPCAFLCWYRPIYKAFRSDSSFSFFVFFFIFFCQIAIYIIQAVGIPGWGDSGWIAALSQVHGNVAVVAIMMVVAAFFTLCAVVSLFLLKQVHSLYRRTGASFQRAQEEFSQGILTNRSFQNAAAGAASSAAQSAFRGN; this comes from the exons ATGGTGCTTCAGCGCTTAGAA GACCCCTCGGTGACACAGCTCACAAACACCAGCCAAAGTGGCTTGGATGAATTCAACCCCTTTTCCGAGAGCTCCCAGCGG ACCAATGCGGCGCGGACGACGCCGGCGGCGCAGCCCTCGGGCCACTCGCAGCCGGCCGTGCTGCAGACATCCGTGGAGCCCACGCCACAG GccgtggctgcagcagcacaggcagggctcctccagcagcaggcagagctaGAGAGGaaggcagctgagctggagaagaaggaaagggaacTGCAGAGCCACGCAGCCAGCATCGACC CGAGGCAGAACAACTGGCCTCCTCTCCCCAAGAAGTGTCCCATCAAGCCGTGCTTCTATCAGGATTTCTCTGCAGACATCCCAGCTGACTACCAGCGGATATGCAAGATGCTCTATTACTTGTGGATGT TGCATTCCATCACCCTGTTCCTAAACCTGCTCGCTTGCCTGTCATGGTTCACAGttgacagcagcagaggagtAGACTTTGGTCTCTCGATTCTGTGGTTAATTTTATTTACCCCTTGTGCCTTTCTCTGTTGGTACCGACCGATTTACAAGGCTTTCAG GTCTGACAGCTCCTTCAGCTTCTTCGtcttctttttcatcttcttctgCCAAATAGCAATCTACATCATCCAGGCTGttggaattcctggctggggaGACAG CGGCTGGATCGCGGCGCTGTCCCAGGTGCACGGGAACGTGGCCGTGGTGGCGATCATGATGGTGGTGGCAGCGTTCTTCACGCTCTGCGCCGTCgtctccctcttcctcctcaagCAG GTGCATTCCCTGTATCGGCGCACAGGAGCCAGCTTCCAGAGGGCCCAGGAGGAGTTTTCCCAAGGCATCCTCACCAACAGGAGCTTCCAGAACGCAGCGGCCGGGGCGGCCTCCTCAGCTGCACAGAGTGCTTTCCGGGGAAACTAA
- the MPI gene encoding mannose-6-phosphate isomerase isoform X1 gives MAEIRVFPLSCVVQNYSWGKVGLESEVAKLVASGDPLVQIQPDQPYAELWMGTHPRGDALIRDNRIPQKTLGQWIADNPACLGAKVKDAFQGHLPFLFKVLSVNTALSVQAHPNKELAAKLHAQFPEHYPDANHKPEMAIALTPFEGMCGFRPVEEIVSFLQNVPELRALIGEVAAEQLERSGSDDPRGVSAALRVCFTRLMKSEKKFFVDQLNMLVKRISQEAAEGKDTSGSNGELLLRLHSQYPGDIGCFTIYFLNLVRLEPGEAMFLGANEPHAYLHGDCVEVMACSDNTVRAGLTPKFIDVLTLCEMLNYTPAPSSSKILLAAQSQLDPHVYLYDPPVPDFTVMRIEIPASVKLYLISAIDSASILLVIQGTAVGTSTAAASEMSLHRGSVLFVSANESISLHLSSPDGMLLFRACCLL, from the exons ATGGCGGAGATCCGGG TGTTCCCCCTCTCCTGCGTGGTGCAGAACTATTCCTGGGGGAAGGTGGGCCTGGAGAGCGAGGTGGCCAAGCTGGTGGCCAGTGGTGACCCCCTGGTCCAGATCCAGCCTGACCAGCCCTACGCGGAG CTGTGGATGGGCACACACCCCCGGGGCGACGCCCTCATCCGGGATAACCGCATCCCCCAAAAGACCCTGGGCCAGTGGATCGCCGACAACCCCGCCTGCCTGGGGGCCAAGGTGAAGGACGCCTTCCAGGGACACCTGCCCTTCCTGTTCAAGGTGCTGTCGGTCAACACCGCCCTGTCCGTCCAGGCGCACCCCAACAAG gagctggcagcgAAGCTCCACGCCCAGTTCCCTGAGCACTATCCCGATGCCAACCACAAGCCCGAAATGGCCATCGCCCTCACCCCCTTCGAGGGCATGTGTGGCTTCCGGCCCGTGGAGGAGATTGTCTCCTTCCTCCAGA ATGTCCCCGAGCTTCGGGCGCTGATCGGGGAGGTGGCGGCGGAGCAGCTGGAGCGCAGCGGCAGCGACGACCCCCGCGGGGTCTCGGCCGCCCTCCGCGTGTGCTTCACCCGCCTCATGAAGAGCGAGAAGAAGTTCTTCGTGGACCAGCTGAACATGCTGGTGAAGAGGATCTCCCAGGAAG CGGCGGAAGGGAAGGACACGTCGGGGAGCAacggggagctgctgctgcggCTGCACTCCCAGTACCCGGGGGACATCGGCTGCTTCACCATTTATTTCCTGAACCTGGTCAGGCTGGAGCCGGGGGAGGCCATGTTCCTGGGGGCCAACGAGCCCCACGCCTACCTGCACGGAG ACTGCGTGGAGGTCATGGCGTGCTCGGATAACACCGTGCGCGCCGGGCTCACCCCCAAGTTCATCGATGTGCTCACCTTGTGTGAGATGCTCAACTACacaccagcacccagcagctccaagaTCCTCCTGGCGGCGCAGAGCCAGCTCGATCCCCACGTCTACCTCTACGACCCCCCCGTGCCAGACTTCACCGTCATGAGGATAGAG ATCCCTGCCTCCGTCAAGCTGTACCTCATCTCTGCCATTGACTCTGCCAGCATCTTGCTGGTGATCCAAGGGACAGCCGTGGGCACCTCCACAGCCGCAGCCTCCGAGATGTCCCTGCACCGTGGCTCCGTGCTCTTCGTCTCGGCCAACGAGAGCATCTCCCTCCACCTCTCCTCGCCCGACGGGATGCTGCTCTTCCGagcctgctgcctcctctga
- the SCAMP2 gene encoding secretory carrier-associated membrane protein 2 isoform X1 — protein MSGFDTNPFADPVDINPFQDPSVTQLTNTSQSGLDEFNPFSESSQRTNAARTTPAAQPSGHSQPAVLQTSVEPTPQAVAAAAQAGLLQQQAELERKAAELEKKERELQSHAASIDPRQNNWPPLPKKCPIKPCFYQDFSADIPADYQRICKMLYYLWMLHSITLFLNLLACLSWFTVDSSRGVDFGLSILWLILFTPCAFLCWYRPIYKAFRSDSSFSFFVFFFIFFCQIAIYIIQAVGIPGWGDSGWIAALSQVHGNVAVVAIMMVVAAFFTLCAVVSLFLLKQVHSLYRRTGASFQRAQEEFSQGILTNRSFQNAAAGAASSAAQSAFRGN, from the exons ATGTCGGGCTTCGACACCAACCCGTTCGCCGACCCGGTGGACATCAACCCCTTCCAG GACCCCTCGGTGACACAGCTCACAAACACCAGCCAAAGTGGCTTGGATGAATTCAACCCCTTTTCCGAGAGCTCCCAGCGG ACCAATGCGGCGCGGACGACGCCGGCGGCGCAGCCCTCGGGCCACTCGCAGCCGGCCGTGCTGCAGACATCCGTGGAGCCCACGCCACAG GccgtggctgcagcagcacaggcagggctcctccagcagcaggcagagctaGAGAGGaaggcagctgagctggagaagaaggaaagggaacTGCAGAGCCACGCAGCCAGCATCGACC CGAGGCAGAACAACTGGCCTCCTCTCCCCAAGAAGTGTCCCATCAAGCCGTGCTTCTATCAGGATTTCTCTGCAGACATCCCAGCTGACTACCAGCGGATATGCAAGATGCTCTATTACTTGTGGATGT TGCATTCCATCACCCTGTTCCTAAACCTGCTCGCTTGCCTGTCATGGTTCACAGttgacagcagcagaggagtAGACTTTGGTCTCTCGATTCTGTGGTTAATTTTATTTACCCCTTGTGCCTTTCTCTGTTGGTACCGACCGATTTACAAGGCTTTCAG GTCTGACAGCTCCTTCAGCTTCTTCGtcttctttttcatcttcttctgCCAAATAGCAATCTACATCATCCAGGCTGttggaattcctggctggggaGACAG CGGCTGGATCGCGGCGCTGTCCCAGGTGCACGGGAACGTGGCCGTGGTGGCGATCATGATGGTGGTGGCAGCGTTCTTCACGCTCTGCGCCGTCgtctccctcttcctcctcaagCAG GTGCATTCCCTGTATCGGCGCACAGGAGCCAGCTTCCAGAGGGCCCAGGAGGAGTTTTCCCAAGGCATCCTCACCAACAGGAGCTTCCAGAACGCAGCGGCCGGGGCGGCCTCCTCAGCTGCACAGAGTGCTTTCCGGGGAAACTAA
- the CPLX3 gene encoding complexin-3 produces MAFMVKSMVGGQLKNLTGGLGGEEKSEGEKSPAEAQGMTREEYEEYQRQLVEEKMERDAQFAQRKAERATVRSHFRDKYRLPKNETDDNQIQLVGGDVELPKELAKMIEQDNEEEEEKNSVIGQLSNIQNLDLDSLKDKASATLEDLKQSAEKCSVM; encoded by the exons ATGGCGTTCATGGTGAAGAGCATGGTGGGGGGGCAGCTGAAGAACCTCACGGGCGGCCTGGGCGGCGAGGAGAAGAGCGAGGGCGAGAAGTCTCCGGCCGAGGCGCAGGGCATGACCCGCGAGGAGTATGAGGAGTACCAGCGGCAGCTGGTGGAGGAGAA GATGGAGAGAGATGCCCAGTTTGCCCAGCGCAAGGCGGAGAGAGCCACGGTCAGGTCCCACTTCCGAGACAAGTACAGGCTCCCCAAG AACGAAACGGATGACAACCAGATCCAGCTGGTGGGAGGTGACGTGGAGCTGCCCAAGGAGCTGGCCAAGATGATCGAGCAGGACaacgaggaggaggaggagaagaactCGGTGATCGGCCAGCTCAGCAACATCCAGAACCTGGACCTTGATTCCTTGAAGGACAAAGCTTCGGCCACGCTAGAGGACCTGAAGCAATCGGCGGAGAAGTGCTCCGTGATGTGA
- the ULK3 gene encoding serine/threonine-protein kinase ULK3 isoform X1, whose product MAGAGWAPPRLDEFILTEPLGSGTYATVYKAYRKRDTREVVAIKCVNKRSLNRASVENLLTEIEILKTIRHPNIVELKDFQWDSEHIYLIMEFCAGGDLSRFIRMRRMLPEKVARVFLQQLACALKFLHDRNISHLDLKPQNILLSSPENPQLKLADFGFAQYMSPWDEKHVLRGSPLYMAPEMVCRQHYDARVDLWSVGVILYEALFGKPPFASRSFAELEEKIRSDRAVELPSRPQLSLECRDLLGQLLERDPRKRISFECFFAHPFVDMEHIPGPESLGKATDLVVEAVRKDQEGDAGAAFSLYRKALEYFVPALHYESDARRKEAIRAKVRQYISRAEELKVLVTSSNKNLLEKGNPARELLKEMAKDKPRLCAALEVASAAIAKEEEGRDDSDALELYQQSLGELLLLLAAEPAGRRRELLHAEIQALMARAEYLKDQIKAPLPWQMREAQSMGKEALAESLRSACTLQ is encoded by the exons ATGGCCGGGGCCGGCTGGGCCCCGCCGCGCCTCGACGAGTTCATCCTCACCGAGCCCCTCGGCTCGGGCACCTACGCCACCGTCTACAAGGCCTACAGGAAG AGGGACACGCGTGAGGTGGTGGCCATCAAGTGCGTCAACAAGAGGAGCCTGAACCGGGCATCGGTGGAGAACCTGCTGACAGAGATCGAGATCCTCAAGACCATCCGCCATCCCAACATTGTGGAGCTCAAGGACTTCCAG TGGGACAGTGAGCACATCTACCTGATCATGGAGTTCTGCGCCGGGGGGGACCTCTCCCGCTTCATCCGGATGCGCCGGATGCTCCCCGAGAAGGTGGCGCGCgtcttcctgcagcagctcg cctgtgccctgAAGTTCCTCCACGACCGCAACATCTCCCACCTGGACCTGAAGCCGCAGAACATCCTCCTGAGCTCCCCGGAGAACCCCCAGCTGAAGCTGGCAG ATTTCGGCTTTGCTCAGTACATGTCCCCGTGGGACGAGAAGCACGTGCTGCGCGGCTCCCCGCTCTACATGGCCCCCGAGATGGTGTGTCGGCAGCACTACGACGCCCGCGTGGACCTCTGGTCGGTGGGCGTCATCCTTTACG AAGCGCTTTTTGGGAAGCCGCCCTTCGCTTCCCGCTCCTTCGCCGAGCTGGAGGAGAAGATCCGCAGCGACCGGGCTGTGGAG CTTCCCAGCCGGCCCCAGCTCTCTCTGGAATGCCGGGATCTCTTGGgacagctgctggagagggaccCTCGGAAGCGCATCTCCTTCGAGTGCTTCTTTGCCCACCCCTTCGTGGACATGGAGCACATCCCCGGCCCCGAGAGCCTGGGCAAGGCG ACCGACCTGGTGGTGGAGGCGGTGAGGAAGGATCAGGAGGGAGACGCCGGTGCCGCCTTTTCCCTCTACCGCAAAGCCCTGGAGTATTTCGTGCCAGCACTGCACT ATGAAAGCGACGCACGGCGCAAAGAAGCCATCCGGGCCAAG GTGAGGCAGTACATCTCCCgagcagaggagctgaaggTGTTGGTCACCTCCAGCAACAAGAACCTCCTGGAGAAAGGAAACCCGGCCAGAGAGCTCCTTAAAG AGATGGCCAAGGACAAGCCCCGGCTCTGCGCGGCGCTGGAAGTGGCTTCAGCTGCCATCGCCAAG gaggaggaaggcagggatgACAGCGACGCCCTGGAGCTGTACCAGCAGAGCttgggggagctgctgctgctcctggccg CGGagccggcggggcggcggcgggagctGCTCCATGCGGAG ATCCAGGCCCTGATGGCCCGAGCCGAGTACCTGAAGGATCAGATCAAG gcccCTCTCCCTTGGCAGATGCGGGAGGCGCAATCCATGGGCAAAGAGGCGCTGGCGGAGTCCCTCCGGAGCG CCTGTACCTTGCAGTGA
- the ULK3 gene encoding serine/threonine-protein kinase ULK3 isoform X2, translating into MAGAGWAPPRLDEFILTEPLGSGTYATVYKAYRKRDTREVVAIKCVNKRSLNRASVENLLTEIEILKTIRHPNIVELKDFQWDSEHIYLIMEFCAGGDLSRFIRMRRMLPEKVARVFLQQLACALKFLHDRNISHLDLKPQNILLSSPENPQLKLADFGFAQYMSPWDEKHVLRGSPLYMAPEMVCRQHYDARVDLWSVGVILYEALFGKPPFASRSFAELEEKIRSDRAVELPSRPQLSLECRDLLGQLLERDPRKRISFECFFAHPFVDMEHIPGPESLGKATDLVVEAVRKDQEGDAGAAFSLYRKALEYFVPALHYESDARRKEAIRAKVRQYISRAEELKVLVTSSNKNLLEKGNPARELLKEMAKDKPRLCAALEVASAAIAKEEEGRDDSDALELYQQSLGELLLLLAAEPAGRRRELLHAEIQALMARAEYLKDQIKMREAQSMGKEALAESLRSACTLQ; encoded by the exons ATGGCCGGGGCCGGCTGGGCCCCGCCGCGCCTCGACGAGTTCATCCTCACCGAGCCCCTCGGCTCGGGCACCTACGCCACCGTCTACAAGGCCTACAGGAAG AGGGACACGCGTGAGGTGGTGGCCATCAAGTGCGTCAACAAGAGGAGCCTGAACCGGGCATCGGTGGAGAACCTGCTGACAGAGATCGAGATCCTCAAGACCATCCGCCATCCCAACATTGTGGAGCTCAAGGACTTCCAG TGGGACAGTGAGCACATCTACCTGATCATGGAGTTCTGCGCCGGGGGGGACCTCTCCCGCTTCATCCGGATGCGCCGGATGCTCCCCGAGAAGGTGGCGCGCgtcttcctgcagcagctcg cctgtgccctgAAGTTCCTCCACGACCGCAACATCTCCCACCTGGACCTGAAGCCGCAGAACATCCTCCTGAGCTCCCCGGAGAACCCCCAGCTGAAGCTGGCAG ATTTCGGCTTTGCTCAGTACATGTCCCCGTGGGACGAGAAGCACGTGCTGCGCGGCTCCCCGCTCTACATGGCCCCCGAGATGGTGTGTCGGCAGCACTACGACGCCCGCGTGGACCTCTGGTCGGTGGGCGTCATCCTTTACG AAGCGCTTTTTGGGAAGCCGCCCTTCGCTTCCCGCTCCTTCGCCGAGCTGGAGGAGAAGATCCGCAGCGACCGGGCTGTGGAG CTTCCCAGCCGGCCCCAGCTCTCTCTGGAATGCCGGGATCTCTTGGgacagctgctggagagggaccCTCGGAAGCGCATCTCCTTCGAGTGCTTCTTTGCCCACCCCTTCGTGGACATGGAGCACATCCCCGGCCCCGAGAGCCTGGGCAAGGCG ACCGACCTGGTGGTGGAGGCGGTGAGGAAGGATCAGGAGGGAGACGCCGGTGCCGCCTTTTCCCTCTACCGCAAAGCCCTGGAGTATTTCGTGCCAGCACTGCACT ATGAAAGCGACGCACGGCGCAAAGAAGCCATCCGGGCCAAG GTGAGGCAGTACATCTCCCgagcagaggagctgaaggTGTTGGTCACCTCCAGCAACAAGAACCTCCTGGAGAAAGGAAACCCGGCCAGAGAGCTCCTTAAAG AGATGGCCAAGGACAAGCCCCGGCTCTGCGCGGCGCTGGAAGTGGCTTCAGCTGCCATCGCCAAG gaggaggaaggcagggatgACAGCGACGCCCTGGAGCTGTACCAGCAGAGCttgggggagctgctgctgctcctggccg CGGagccggcggggcggcggcgggagctGCTCCATGCGGAG ATCCAGGCCCTGATGGCCCGAGCCGAGTACCTGAAGGATCAGATCAAG ATGCGGGAGGCGCAATCCATGGGCAAAGAGGCGCTGGCGGAGTCCCTCCGGAGCG CCTGTACCTTGCAGTGA